GCGCGAACAGTCGATCTCCGAGCTGCGCCGCCAGCTGGCCGAGGGTCTGCCGGAACTCCGATCCATGTACGTGCATGGCGGCATGAAACCGGTGGCCAAGTATTACGAGGGGGCCAAGGGCGTGAACATCATCCTGCGTGACGTGCTGCAGACCATGTCCGAACAGTCGGACAAGCTGTATCGGGTCTACTCGTCGCTCTCGCTCCGCGAATTCCTTTACAAGGATTTTCCCCAGTTCACCAAGGAGCGCATCGCGCGGCAGCTGCGCGTCCGCGTCATCGCCATCGGTCCAGGCGGCGAAGAGCAGCCGTTGGCCGAGCGGCGCTGGTTGTCCGTGAAAGAGGGCGCGCCGACGTATTCCATCATCTTCGGCGATAAGGTGGCTTTCTTTTCCCGCGGCCAGAACGACCTGCCGCACGGCGTGATCATCGAGGATGCGAACCTCGCGGTCACGGAACGTCTGATTTTCGATCATCTTTGGGATTCTCTTCCCGCCTGACCTATATGAAATCCATCGTGACCATCGGCGGCGGCACCGGACAATTCACCCTGCTCACCGGCCTCAAAAAATATCCCGTTCATCTCACGGCCATTGTTTCCATGGCGGACGACGGCGGGTCCACCGGCGCCTTGCGCGACGAACTCGGCGTTCTGCCGCCCGGCGACATCCGGCAGTGCCTCGTGGCGCTCTCCGAATCCGGCGTCATCATGCGCGACTTGTTCAATTACCGTTTCGACCAGGGCGCGATCAAGGGGCATAATTTCGGCAATCTGTTCCTGTCGGCGCTCGAAAAGATCACCGGCAGCTTCGAGGAGGCGGTCCGGGTGGCGGGCCTCGTGCTCGCGGTCCGCGGCGAGGTCATCCCGGTGACGACTAGGAACGTCAACCTGGTCTGCGGCGGCGGGCCGAGCCGGGTCTGCGGCGAGGACGCGATCAATTCCATCGCCGTCGAAGACAAACAGACGCTGCGTCTCGAACCCGAGGCTTATGCCAATCCCAAAGCCGCGAGCGCCATCGAATCGGCCGATTGTATCGTCATCGGTCCGGGCAATCTCTACTGCAGCATCGTGCCGAATCTGCTCGTCAAAGGCATCCCCGAGGCGATCCGCCGGTCGCCGGCGGTCGTGGTCTATAACTGTAATCTGATGAACAAGGCTGGACATACCGACGGCTACACGGTCGGCGATCACGTCGCCGAAGTGGAGCGGTTCATCGGCAAGGGGCGGGTCAACTTCGTGACTTTCAATAATCGGATGCCGGAACCGCATCTCCTGGATCGTTATGGCGAGGAGGGCAAGTCGCTCGTGGCCGTCGCCAGTGATGATGAGGATTTTTCCGAGGTGGCCTTCCGACCCCTGCCGGCCGATCTCATCAGTTCGCGCATCTATGCCCAGAAACCCGGCGATCCGCTCCAGCGGACGCTCATCCGGCATGACCCGGATGTTCTGGCCGCGGTCATCATCCAGAATTGTCTGGGCGGGATCTAGCATTTAGCCGATAGCCGTTAGCTATTGGCCATTAGCTGTCGGCCGTTGTACACTTTTTGCGTTATGAAAATAGTGTTTGATCTCGACTATACCCTGCTCGATACCGCGAAATTCAAGGAGGCCTTGGCCGAGGCTTATACCTCCCAGGGCGTGAGCCGCGAGCGGTACGAGGAAACTTATCGAGCCGTCGTCAAACGCGAGGGCAAGGTTTACGATTACGATCCCGAGGTGCAATTAAAGATGCTCGGCGCTGATCTTGGCGGACCGGAGGCTGTCGCCGAGGTCCGACGCCGGATCGGCGACGTGCTGGCTTCGACGGAAAAATATCTGTATCCCGGATCGCGGGAACTGCTGGCCGAACTCCGGCGGCATGGCGGCAAGCTGGCGCTCATGACGCTCGGCAACGAGAAGTGGCAGCGCGCCAAGATCGAGCACTCCGGCCTCGCCGACCTGTTTGACGAGGTGGTGGCGACGGAAGACAAGAAAGTCGGCGTCGTGCGGTCGCTCGCCGAGGGCGGCGAACCGGTCATCGTCGTGAACGACAATGGCGCGGAGATGCGGGAGATGATGGCGGTCGCTCCGGAATTCAAGTACGTCCTCAAATGCGGGCCGAAGTCCGTGCCGGAGGATCTGAAATTGCCGGAGGGCAAGGATATCGCCGGAGTAGCTTCCGCACTTGCCGCCGAGACCGGCTGGGAGATCGATCTGGAGCGCCGGGCCGAGAATACGCCGGAGAGCGCCGAAGAGTTCGGTGTCCCGGGCGACGGCGAGGTTTCGGCCGAGCGGCGGAGCGTGATCAAATTTTAGAATGCAGCAGGCGTTACATAGCTGATCTCCACCCCGCAAAGCGGCTGCGCCGCTCGCGGGATGTCGATGTTTTATGAGATATATTGCGGATCTCCACCCCGCAAAGCGGCTGCGCCGCTCACGGGGTTCCGGTATCTTATGCGTTACATAGCGGATCTCCACATTCATTCGAAATATTCCCGCGCTTGCTCGCGGAATTTGACGTTCTCGAATTTGGCTGCCTGG
This genomic window from Patescibacteria group bacterium contains:
- a CDS encoding HAD family hydrolase, with translation MKIVFDLDYTLLDTAKFKEALAEAYTSQGVSRERYEETYRAVVKREGKVYDYDPEVQLKMLGADLGGPEAVAEVRRRIGDVLASTEKYLYPGSRELLAELRRHGGKLALMTLGNEKWQRAKIEHSGLADLFDEVVATEDKKVGVVRSLAEGGEPVIVVNDNGAEMREMMAVAPEFKYVLKCGPKSVPEDLKLPEGKDIAGVASALAAETGWEIDLERRAENTPESAEEFGVPGDGEVSAERRSVIKF
- a CDS encoding helix-turn-helix domain-containing protein, producing MEIPHILHQLGFNDKEVRVYLALLSGGPSSVRKLATDTNTNRGTVYDILKELQRQGLIGFFQKHKKQYFMAEDPEKLAEVVERREQSISELRRQLAEGLPELRSMYVHGGMKPVAKYYEGAKGVNIILRDVLQTMSEQSDKLYRVYSSLSLREFLYKDFPQFTKERIARQLRVRVIAIGPGGEEQPLAERRWLSVKEGAPTYSIIFGDKVAFFSRGQNDLPHGVIIEDANLAVTERLIFDHLWDSLPA
- the yvcK gene encoding uridine diphosphate-N-acetylglucosamine-binding protein YvcK, whose protein sequence is MKSIVTIGGGTGQFTLLTGLKKYPVHLTAIVSMADDGGSTGALRDELGVLPPGDIRQCLVALSESGVIMRDLFNYRFDQGAIKGHNFGNLFLSALEKITGSFEEAVRVAGLVLAVRGEVIPVTTRNVNLVCGGGPSRVCGEDAINSIAVEDKQTLRLEPEAYANPKAASAIESADCIVIGPGNLYCSIVPNLLVKGIPEAIRRSPAVVVYNCNLMNKAGHTDGYTVGDHVAEVERFIGKGRVNFVTFNNRMPEPHLLDRYGEEGKSLVAVASDDEDFSEVAFRPLPADLISSRIYAQKPGDPLQRTLIRHDPDVLAAVIIQNCLGGI